The Montipora capricornis isolate CH-2021 chromosome 1, ASM3666992v2, whole genome shotgun sequence genome contains a region encoding:
- the LOC138016286 gene encoding craniofacial development protein 2-like translates to MDKLPRRDLKILMGDLNAKVRADNTNRELIMGKHGVGVQNENGELLTEFHSFNDLVIGGTVFQHKQIDKTTWTSSDGRTVNQIDHVTIGRKWRRSLLDVRVKRGAHAASDHHLVVADLKVKLKVYRDRADRPSHKYNIHSLKDKTKAEVYQSELRNRFSALAHQPEESVEETWCGLRDTWKVTCNEVMGKKTRQHKVAVSQYLDTHQREETAKERHQPDPRPATEARSTGPVLGAEPTGQEKHQSGREEIHTRPHRRSRNSSWQKRHEEAV, encoded by the coding sequence ATGGATAAGCTGCCAAGAAGAGACCTGAAGATCCTAATGGGTGACCTCAACGCTAAAGTGAGGGCAGACAACACCAACAGAGAACTCATCATGGGAAAACATGGAGTTGGCGTCCAGAACGAGAATGGAGAGCTACTCACTGAGTTCCACTCCTTCAACGACCTGGTCATTGGAGGCACCGTGTTCCAGCACAAGCAGATCGATAAGACGACATGGACATCATCAGATGGGAGGACTGTGAATCAAATCGATCACGTCACCATCGGAAGAAAGTGGAGGAGAAGCTTGCTGGACGTCAGAGTCAAACGAGGAGCACACGCAGCCTCGGACCATCACTTGGTGGTGGCAGACCTGAAAGTCAAGCTGAAAGTCTACAGAGACCGAGCAGACAGGCCATCCCACAAATACAACATACACAGCCTGAAAGATAAAACAAAAGCTGAGGTCTACCAAAGTGAACTGAGAAACCGGTTCAGCGCACTCGCCCACCAACCAGAAGAATCAGTAGAGGAGACATGGTGTGGCCTTAGGGACACCTGGAAGGTCACATGTAATGAGGTAATGGGGAAGAAAACTAGACAACACAAAGTGGCTGTCAGCCAATACCTGGACACTCATCAAAGAGAGGAAACAGCTAAAGAACGACATCAACCAGACCCAAGACCTGCAACAGAAGCAAGATCTACAGGCCCAGTACTGGGAGCTGAGCCGACAGGTCAAGAAAAGCACCAGAGCGGACGAGAGGAGATTCATACACGACCTCACAGAAGAAGCAGAAACAGCAGCTGGCAAAAGAGACATGAAGAGGCTGTATGA
- the LOC138016276 gene encoding uncharacterized protein, whose product MNPPTKAEVSKAIKSLKSGKAAGSDGIPLEALKADVQTSTEMIHPLLMKIWENEQIPVEWKKGYRPVFVKAAKLSPTILLLVVDWIMKQATSDKKTGIQWTFTKQLEDLDFADDISLLSHRHQDAQEKLSRLAEEAEKTGLNINIKKTVVMRKNNKKQDPITLHDEDLNEVEKFVYLGSVVNTDGGTDEDIKSRINKARHAFNTLRPIWHSSALSFHNKIRIFNTNVKSVLLYGSETWRTTKSNTQKLQTFINTCFKNIVNIRWPDVISNADLWDKTGQSPIEVKIKKRKWGRSATHSGSPPQTSPSKPSTGILKESVK is encoded by the exons ATGAATCCACCAACCAAGGCCGAGGTCAGCAAAGCTATCAAGTCCTTGAAGTCAGGCAAGGCAGCAGGCTCAGACGGCATTCCACTAGAAGCACTAAAGGCGGACGTCCAGACCTCCACGGAGATGATCCATCCACTCCTGATGAAGATCTGGGAGAACGAGCAGATCCCAGTGGAATGGAAGAAAGG GTACAGACCGGTGTTCGTCAAGGCTGCAAAACTGTCGCCGACCATCTTACTTCTGGTAGTCGACTGGATTATGAAGCAGGCAACATCAGATAAGAAGACCGGCATCCAGTGGACTTTCACCAAACAGCTGGAGGACCTGGACTTCGCTGACGACATTAGCCTCCTCTCACACAGACACCAGGATGCACAAGAGAAGCTGTCCCGCCTCGCCGAAGAAGCTGAGAAGACGGGCCTCAATATCAATATCAAGAAGACGGTGGTGATGcgaaaaaacaacaagaaacaagACCCCATCACACTCCACGACGAAGACCTGAACGAGGTGGAGAAGTTTGTCTACCTGGGCAGTGTCGTCAACACAGATGGAGGAACAGACGAAGACATCAAGAGCCGGATCAACAAGGCCAGACATGCATTCAACACCCTCCGCCCCATTTGGCATTCTTCGGCTCTCTCCTTCCACAACAAGATCAGAATCTTCAACACCAACGTCAAGTCTGTCTTACTGTATGGCTCCGAAACATGGAGAACTACTAAATCAAACACCCAAAAGCTGCAGACCTTTATCAACACATGCTTCAAAAACATCGTCAACATCAGATGGCCAGACGTCATTTCCAACGCCGACCTCTGGGACAAGACTGGTCAAAGCCCCATTGAAGTGAAGatcaaaaaaaggaagtgggGTAGATCGGCCACACACTCAGGAAGTCCCCCTCAAACGTCACCAAGCAAGCCCTCGACTGGAATCCTCAAGGAAAGCGTAAAGTAG